Genomic DNA from uncultured Methanospirillum sp.:
AAAAATTGAATGGGATCGGAGCCAATGGAAAATTACCCCTGGAATTCTTGCATTAAGTCTCATCTACGTTTGTTTTCTTTCAGAAGACGGAAGAATTCCACTCTACAAAATACCAGACCACCTTCGGGGTCTCGATCTCTTTCTTCTCTTCGGTCAACTTCTTCATCCGGAACATTTTACCGATGTTCAATATGCCACTCTCCTGGAAAGACTGGGTGAAATGGGAAATCAAGATCTCTTGGCGGGTCTTATCACTCAGGTTTATCATCTGTTCGATATGCCTCGCAGTCTGTATCTTCATTCCGACACAACCTCGCATATCATGTATGGTTCGTATCCTGTGTGTGATATTAAGGGATTTGAAGGTCTGGTGATCACCCGGGGCCATAGTAAAGATCACCTCCCCAATCGCAAACAGACAAAAACCGGGTTAATCGTTGATGGAAATGGGGTGATACGATTTGTTCTTGTTCTCGATGGAAATGAGTCAGATAGCACTTGGAATACCCAAGCAATCAAGGTTCTTCGGGAGAGACTCAGAGATGATATCGACCTCTATACCTACATAGCGGATTCAAAATTAGTTAGTCTACCAAATTTGCGTGAAATCAACAACGGACAGAAAATTTTGAAATTTATCTCACTCGTTCCCTCAAATTTTAACGTTAAAATGTCAGCGAAAGTTCGGAAGAAGGCATATGATTCTAATTCCTGGGTAGATCTGGGGATGTGTTGTGAAAATACGAAAGCAAAAGATAGAGCAACATATGAGATTAGCGGTTTCAGCGAGCCTATTGAGGGCAAGGTGTACCGACTCATTGCCGTTAAATCTACATCTACAATGAGTGACGTTGACGAAAAATTGGAGAGTGAGAAAAATGATCTCGTCAAATTAGCGAATTCAGCATTTCCTGAAGATTTTAAATGCGAACCCGATGCTCAAGCTGCTATTAAGAAGTTCCAAAGCACCAAGAAAACCAGTTTATTCAGGTTATCATTCGAGATTGTTCCAATTATACAGGAGAAGAAATACCGAGGAAAAAGACCGAAGATCCCCCGTCCAACTAAGATGATAACCGTATTCAAAGTGAAGGTTCGTGAGGTTATCCCTGATACTGATAAGATTGAGCAATACCGACAGAGAGAAGAGTCGTTCGTTCTGATTACAAACGTGCCTGAAACGGAGCTCAATGATGGTGAGGTTTTAAAGAAGTATAAGAGTCAGGGGGTAGTGGAGCGTTCATTCAGCAGACTTAAGCGTCCAATGATGGCAGATACTCTGTTTTTGAAGACACCAAAAAGGATAGAGGCGTTAATGTCTCTTGTGTATATTGCTCTCTTATTCCAGTCAATAATACAGGCGATGGCACGAAACCGGGCCTCGAAAATGTCAGCCCTCCCTAAAATCGCTTATGCCAAACGAAAACTAGAAAATCCAACATATGATCTGATGGTTCATCTGTTTCATCCATTTGAAGTCATAACTACTGGCGAATCAAAGGAGATGAGTTGATTAGTTCATGAAATGGAGGAATACTTAAACTTGATTCTCCATTTGGTAGATGCAGAAAATTGTTGAACTCGTTTCCAAACAGGTGAAGCCAGATCGC
This window encodes:
- a CDS encoding IS1634 family transposase, with translation MEPEDFQGSRMHKWLQPRYRQGQAFYSGIANLAWQSRKRPYYTPFLFLVIKYYAERFNLVEYINSKIEWDRSQWKITPGILALSLIYVCFLSEDGRIPLYKIPDHLRGLDLFLLFGQLLHPEHFTDVQYATLLERLGEMGNQDLLAGLITQVYHLFDMPRSLYLHSDTTSHIMYGSYPVCDIKGFEGLVITRGHSKDHLPNRKQTKTGLIVDGNGVIRFVLVLDGNESDSTWNTQAIKVLRERLRDDIDLYTYIADSKLVSLPNLREINNGQKILKFISLVPSNFNVKMSAKVRKKAYDSNSWVDLGMCCENTKAKDRATYEISGFSEPIEGKVYRLIAVKSTSTMSDVDEKLESEKNDLVKLANSAFPEDFKCEPDAQAAIKKFQSTKKTSLFRLSFEIVPIIQEKKYRGKRPKIPRPTKMITVFKVKVREVIPDTDKIEQYRQREESFVLITNVPETELNDGEVLKKYKSQGVVERSFSRLKRPMMADTLFLKTPKRIEALMSLVYIALLFQSIIQAMARNRASKMSALPKIAYAKRKLENPTYDLMVHLFHPFEVITTGESKEMS